One Brassica napus cultivar Da-Ae chromosome C4, Da-Ae, whole genome shotgun sequence genomic region harbors:
- the LOC106391947 gene encoding protein LIGHT-DEPENDENT SHORT HYPOCOTYLS 10 codes for MSSPRDRGKSSMESSGSEPPVTPSRYESQKRRDWNTFGQYLRNQRPPLPMSHCNCNHVLDFLRYLDQFGKTKVHVPGCMFYGQPEPPAPCTCPLRQAWGSLDALIGRLRAAYEENGGSPETNPFASGAIRVYLREVRECQAKARGIPFKKKKKKPTTTEMGGGREDSSSSSASPFGFS; via the coding sequence ATGTCATCTCCTAGAGATAGAGGAAAGAGCTCGATGGAATCATCAGGATCAGAGCCACCGGTGACACCAAGCCGTTACGAGTCACAGAAGAGACGCGACTGGAACACTTTCGGACAGTACTTGAGGAACCAAAGACCGCCACTGCCGATGTCTCACTGCAACTGCAACCACGTGCTTGATTTCCTCAGGTACTTAGACCAGTTCGGTAAGACAAAAGTGCACGTGCCTGGCTGTATGTTCTACGGTCAGCCTGAGCCACCAGCTCCTTGCACATGTCCTCTCAGACAAGCTTGGGGAAGTCTCGACGCTTTGATCGGACGGCTGAGAGCGGCTTACGAGGAGAACGGTGGATCTCCGGAAACAAACCCTTTCGCTAGTGGAGCAATAAGGGTTTATCTCAGGGAGGTTAGGGAGTGTCAGGCCAAAGCTAGAGGGATTCCtttcaaaaagaagaagaagaagccaacgaCGACGGAGATGGGTGGTGGAAGAGaggactcttcttcttcatccgcCTCTCCCTTCGGCTTCTCTTAA